In one window of Poriferisphaera corsica DNA:
- a CDS encoding N-acetylmuramic acid 6-phosphate etherase family protein, translating into MPSVQEQAAHFVAHETAFHLGALHTEQPHAKTIGLSMNLQADITSGMKQLLSVEDDLPPMVDKLLVSTEFNQLKSAMYKAITEGKKIIFTGCGATGRLSIQLDSMWRTFWQDFGSKLHKANNALPNREDITFSVMAGGDYALIKSIEGFEDFPDFGRHQIKGVGVAEDDVVVAITEGGETSFVIGTAWQGVDVGANVFFVYNNLSDVLCKHVKRSREVIESPDITCLDLATGPMAIAGSTRMQATTSELMIVGSALEAALYKYLSDHISKEQLAGLGIVEPMIAEGADIFRNLLHQFNSDDNLKNLCDFVEFENDIYAASGRVTYASNRFLIDILTDTTERAPTFSLPPFRKCDDNESAVSWAFVKHTMLSTKDTWFRLLGRNPRCLNWTSDVYASINAPEHITANPPKLDCDELYKFQIGIEDTPSRTETEANAFVMVTADCEESYIKNEGFLDGFNKMAAQYKETGIISIGESPIDLGDAVSKYFYIKTKTPQSPLNLWKRVAIKIVMNTVSTATMALAGRVTSNWMTCVQASNKKLVDRSTRLIAELTDTDYATACERVFEALEAVAEIERTDHRVVSPVEFAINKYGLAVQSTS; encoded by the coding sequence CTAAGTATGAACCTGCAAGCCGACATCACCTCAGGGATGAAACAACTCCTCTCAGTTGAGGATGATCTTCCGCCAATGGTAGATAAACTGCTTGTAAGTACTGAATTTAACCAGCTTAAATCGGCGATGTATAAGGCTATCACCGAAGGTAAAAAAATCATTTTTACCGGTTGTGGTGCGACAGGTCGTCTTAGCATTCAACTAGATTCAATGTGGCGCACGTTCTGGCAAGATTTCGGAAGCAAGCTGCATAAGGCAAATAACGCATTGCCTAACCGTGAAGACATCACCTTCAGCGTGATGGCTGGCGGCGACTATGCTTTGATTAAATCTATTGAAGGTTTTGAAGATTTCCCAGATTTTGGTCGTCATCAAATCAAAGGTGTGGGAGTTGCTGAAGACGATGTTGTCGTCGCAATCACTGAAGGCGGGGAAACATCATTTGTCATTGGTACCGCTTGGCAGGGTGTAGACGTTGGTGCAAACGTATTCTTCGTCTATAACAATCTTTCAGATGTACTTTGTAAGCATGTGAAAAGGTCGCGTGAAGTTATTGAGTCACCAGACATAACATGCCTTGATCTCGCAACAGGTCCTATGGCCATCGCCGGCTCAACACGTATGCAAGCCACAACATCTGAATTGATGATCGTGGGTTCTGCGCTTGAAGCCGCACTCTATAAATATCTCAGTGATCATATTTCAAAAGAACAACTTGCAGGTTTGGGTATTGTCGAACCAATGATTGCAGAAGGAGCTGATATATTCCGCAATCTCCTTCATCAATTTAATAGTGATGACAATCTGAAAAATCTCTGTGATTTCGTTGAATTCGAAAACGATATTTACGCTGCATCTGGGCGTGTTACATACGCTTCTAACAGATTCCTTATCGATATTCTCACAGACACCACCGAACGGGCCCCGACATTCTCGTTGCCACCTTTCCGTAAATGTGATGATAATGAATCTGCAGTCTCTTGGGCTTTCGTAAAGCACACAATGCTTTCGACCAAAGATACGTGGTTCCGTTTGTTAGGCCGCAATCCACGCTGCCTTAACTGGACCTCAGATGTTTATGCCAGTATTAATGCACCTGAGCATATCACCGCAAATCCACCCAAGCTCGATTGCGATGAACTTTACAAATTCCAGATCGGAATTGAAGATACGCCATCTCGTACCGAAACTGAAGCAAATGCTTTTGTAATGGTGACGGCAGATTGTGAAGAAAGCTACATCAAGAACGAAGGCTTCCTTGATGGCTTCAACAAAATGGCCGCTCAATATAAAGAGACTGGCATTATCAGCATCGGTGAATCGCCAATTGATCTGGGTGATGCTGTTAGTAAATACTTCTATATCAAAACGAAAACGCCGCAATCTCCACTCAATCTTTGGAAACGCGTTGCCATCAAAATTGTTATGAACACGGTCTCGACGGCAACCATGGCTCTCGCTGGACGTGTCACAAGTAACTGGATGACGTGTGTTCAAGCGTCAAATAAGAAGTTGGTCGATCGAAGCACGCGTCTTATCGCAGAGCTTACCGACACGGACTATGCGACTGCATGTGAGCGTGTTTTCGAAGCATTAGAAGCAGTTGCTGAAATCGAGCGTACCGATCACCGTGTCGTATCGCCCGTTGAGTTTGCCATCAATAAGTATGGCCTTGCTGTTCAGTCAACATCATAA